In a single window of the Cucurbita pepo subsp. pepo cultivar mu-cu-16 chromosome LG18, ASM280686v2, whole genome shotgun sequence genome:
- the LOC111779711 gene encoding pentatricopeptide repeat-containing protein At3g18020, which translates to MFLAARQSLSVKTSLKIVSTTPLFSNLFTRTANFRRYQPGNGSDGRDWAPEESVADVSYWTKKIHGLCTKDRNVDEALRLLDALRLHGYQMHPLNLGSIIHGLCDARRFHEAHCRFMLSVASRCVPDERTCNVLIARLLDYQSPYCTLRLLVCLFDAKPGFVPSIVNYNRLIDQFSKFSLPDVAHRVLFDMKSRGHCPNVVSYTTLIDGYCRAGNVSAAEKLFDEMPENDVVPNSLTYSVLIHGFLYKRDFETGKAFICKLWEEMNGETDPSVNSAAFSHLVDSLCLAGSFHELFSIAEDMPQGQSVPEEFAYGQMIDSLCKAKRHHGASRIVYIMRRKGLNPGLLSYNSIIHGLSKEGNCMRAYQLLVEGVEFGYSPSEHTYKVLLEGLCRELDIQKAKEVLQIMIDKEGVDRTRIYNIYLRAVCLTNNSTELLNTLVVMLQTNCHPDVITLNTVIKGFCKVGSIEEALKVLDDMMIGKLCNPDQVTFTTIICGLLNVGRIRESLDILYKVMPEKGIMPGVVTYNATIRGLFKLQQANQAMDTFDRMVSNGVLADSTTHAVIIDGLCDSNKIEEAKRFWKDIVWPSNIHDSFVYSAILKGLCLSSKFNEACHFLYELADSGVSPNIFCYNIVINTACKLGLKGEAYQLVTEMRKNGLTPDAVTWRILHKLHQNEMTQSRPKDVTNQPTDGLDQTELKNYLQM; encoded by the exons ATGTTTCTCGCGGCCCGCCAATCGCTCTCGGTCAAAACATCCCTCAAAATCGTTTCCACTACGCCATTGTTCTCGAACCTCTTCACCAGAACCGCCAATTTCCGGCGGTACCAGCCGGGAAATGGATCGGACGGCCGAGACTGGGCACCGGAAGAGAGTGTCGCCGATGTCTCCTACTGGACGAAGAAGATTCATGGTCTCTGTACCAAGGATCGAAATGTCGATGAAGCGCTTAGGCTACTCGACGCCCTTCGCCTTCATGGCTACCAAATGCATCCTCTCAATCTCGGTAGCATAATCCATGGTCTCTGTGATGCGCGCCGGTTTCATGAAGCGCACTGCCGTTTTATGCTCTCTGTTGCTTCCCGGTGTGTGCCTGATGAACGGACTTGTAATGTTCTTATTGCTCGTTTGCTTGATTATCAATCTCCGTATTGCACCTTGCGCttgcttgtttgtttgtttgatgctAAGCCTGGGTTTGTTCCTTCTATAGTGAATTATAATCGTTTGATTGATCAGTTTAGTAAGTTTTCACTACCGGATGTAGCTCATAGGGTTTTATTTGATATGAAGAGTAGAGGCCATTGTCCAAATGTTGTTTCCTACACTACCTTGATTGATGGATACTGCCGTGCTGGTAATGTATCTGCTGCTGAGAaactgtttgatgaaatgcctGAGAATGATGTGGTGCCTAATTCACTTACATACAGTGTTCTAATTCATGGATTTCTTTACAAACGGGATTTTGAAACTGGGAAGGCATTTATATGCAAGCTTTGGGAGGAGATGAATGGAGAAACGGACCCCTCTGTGAACAGTGCAGCTTTTTCCCATCTTGTTGATTCTCTATGTCTAGCGGGTTCTTTCCACGAGTTGTTTTCAATAGCAGAAGATATGCCTCAGGGGCAGAGTGTGCCCGAGGAATTTGCTTATGGGCAGATGATAGATTCACTTTGTAAAGCTAAAAGACATCATGGGGCTTCAAGAATTGTATATATAATGAGGAGGAAAGGGCTTAATCCTGGTTTACTATCATATAATTCTATTATCCATGGGCTTAGCAAGGAGGGAAATTGTATGCGGGCTTATCAGTTGTTAGTCGAAGGAGTTGAATTTGGGTACTCACCATCTGAACATACATATAAGGTTCTTTTAGAAGGTCTTTGCCGAGAGCTTGACATCCAAAAGGCTAAGGAAGTTCTTCAAATAATGATAGATAAGGAAGGCGTGGATAGAACTAGAATTTACAACATATACTTGAGAGCTGTCTGCCTTACAAACAACTCAACCGAGCTTTTAAACACGCTTGTTGTAATGCTTCAAACTAATTGTCACCCTGATGTTATTACCCTCAATACAGTCATCAAGGGATTTTGCAAGGTTGGAAGCATTGAAGAAGCTCTAAAGGTACTAGACGATATGATGATTGGTAAATTATGCAACCCTGATCAGGTGACCTTCACAACTATCATATGTGGCTTACTGAATGTTGGGAGGATCCGGGAATCTCTTGATATATTGTATAAAGTAATGCCAGAAAAAGGCATTATGCCAGGTGTTGTTACGTATAATGCCACTATTCGAGGTTTGTTTAAACTTCAACAGGCAAACCAAGCAATGGATACCTTTGACAGAATGGTTAGTAATGGCGTGCTAGCTGACAGTACTACTCATGCTGTGATAATTGATGGGTTATGTGATTccaataaaattgaagaagctAAGAGATTCTGGAAAGATATAGTCTGGCCATCAAATATTCATGACAGTTTTGTTTATTCTGCTATCCTTAAAGGGCTTTGCCTCTCCAGCAAATTCAACGAAGCTTGCCATTTTCTATATGAACTAGCAGATTCTGGGGTTTCTCCAAATATCTTTTGCTACAATATTGTGATCAATACTGCATGTAAGTTGGGATTAAAGGGAGAAGCATATCAACTGGTCACTGAGATGCGAAAGAATGGGTTAACCCCTGATGCCGTAACCTGGAGGATTCTTCACAAATTACATCAAAATGAGATGACACAATCACGTCCCAAGGATGTAACTAATCAACCTACAGACGGCTTGGACCAGACAGAGTTGAAGAACTATTTGcaaat GTAA
- the LOC111779801 gene encoding probable calcium-binding protein CML27 produces MATDSNPITSSNSDADQIAKPKPSGLLHENEELRKVFDRFDSNGDGRISITELDSVLKSLGSAIPYEELRGIMEDLDYDKDGFINIDEFAAFCKEPMASDEAGLSELRDAFDLYDQDHNGLISHSELHLVLTRLGINYSIEDCQRMIHTVDSDGDGNVNFEEFRKMMSATNKSKAAGP; encoded by the coding sequence ATGGCCACTGACTCGAATCCGATTACGTCCTCTAACTCCGACGCCGACCAGATCGCCAAGCCGAAGCCCTCCGGCCTCCTCCATGAAAACGAGGAACTCCGCAAGGTTTTCGACCGCTTCGATTCGAATGGCGACGGCAGGATCTCCATCACCGAGCTCGATTCCGTCCTCAAGTCCTTAGGCTCTGCCATCCCCTACGAGGAGCTACGTGGCATCATGGAGGATCTCGACTACGATAAGGACGGTTTCATCAACATAGACGAGTTCGCCGCCTTCTGCAAGGAACCGATGGCCTCCGACGAGGCTGGATTGTCGGAGCTTCGTGACGCCTTCGACCTCTACGATCAGGACCACAACGGCCTCATCTCTCACTCCGAGCTCCATCTCGTCCTCACTCGCCTCGGAATCAATTACTCCATTGAAGACTGTCAACGAATGATCCACACGGTCGATTCCGATGGCGATGGAAATGTCAATTTCGAAGAGTTTAGGAAGATGATGAGCGCAACTAACAAATCCAAGGCGGCGGGGCCCTAG
- the LOC111779802 gene encoding golgin candidate 2-like, which produces MANWISSKLKAAESILQQIDQQAAESLKKGERPPAVDNLEAIGKTGDILPLKDQLKKKKNQVDNDYHGKLRSDLSLNVSRNQENVISAASKPSPSSKPSTLTDSDWTELLGIPNQPSTSTASRSNGSPTVRGAKRDVRRPSNAGSNMSVLDFKKTQNNTKSNRSLGERKKLTRKTSDVEESNISVSLGSNSRVALKNDKNIMHSEGRELDKKDAGGNISVEAKSVEKNEICGNFDSKGFSSENSALTIRNSQSSETVPDTDQAKRISDMNIIVTNAQSHQESGFTGKHKSDEVSRSSISDGVRKEWTGSSTSGGSSGSDSDSGSASDAEIEREREEIKRRRQKILAEKAAAKAMEAIKEHEDLVARLEGEKQSLEKILEDRARKQAEEASELQTSMMEMMEAVELEKQKHNETRREALAKMVKLETENADLAKTLASVQWNLELEGNRVAGLRQQIELKETCHEELRRRIASSQEAGTSTKPLAFKGIEFELEILEAEHSLITDKVLQLQEKGKKLEEDIELVRKEMEEPTEVEVELKRRLGQMTDHLIQKQVQVEALSSEKATLLFRIEAVTRQLEESKSMVNTNDISSTSWRDLESGKWKLSGSKLRPMLEDKIHSGKKHLGSLIQQLDAIYVAGMVFIRRNPAAKLWSVVYLICLHLWVLYIFMSHSQVDTESKSGAVISLENINTSLNM; this is translated from the exons ATGGCTAATTGGATCTCCTCCAAGCTTAAAGCGGCTGAGAGCATTCTCCAGCAG ATCGATCAGCAAGCGGCGGAGTCGCTTAAAAAGGGCGAAAGGCCTCCAGCCGTGGATAATTTGGAAGCCATTGGCAAAACGGGAGATATTTTACCTTTGAAGGATcagctgaagaagaagaagaaccaagTAGATAACGATTATCATGGCAAATTGCGCAGTGATCTAAGTCTGAATGTAAGCAGAAACCAGGAGAATGTAATTTCTGCCGCATCAAAACCCTCACCGTCGTCAAAACCATCTACACTAACGGACAGTGACTGGACCGAACTGCTCGGTATACCTAATCaaccttcaacttcaactgcATCCCGCAGTAATGGATCACCCACAGTTCGTGGTGCAAAGAGAGACGTTCGCAGACCAAGTAATGCAGGCTCTAATATGTCGGTGCTGGATTTCAAGAAAACTCAGAACAACACTAAGAGCAATAGGTCCCTtggggaaagaaagaaattaaccAGGAAGACAAGTGATGTGGAAGAATCTAATATTTCAGTTTCATTGGGGTCAAATTCAAGAGTTGCtctaaaaaatgacaaaaacatTATGCATTCTGAAGGTCGAGAATTGGACAAGAAAGATGCTGGAGGCAATATCTCAGTTGAAGCGAAAAGCgtggaaaaaaatgaaatttgtggGAATTTCGATTCCAAGGGTTTTTCTTCCGAGAATTCTGCGTTGACAATAAGAAATAGTCAATCCTCAGAAACAGTGCCTGATACAGATCAAGCTAAGAGGATATCTGATATGAATATCATTGTGACAAATGCTCAAAGTCATCAAGAAAGTGGTTTTACTGGGAAGCATAAATCAGATGAAGTTTCTCGTAGTTCTATATCTGATGGTGTAAGAAAAGAGTGGACAGGCTCTTCAACTAGTGGTGGAAGTTCTGGTTCGGATTCGGACTCAGGTTCAGCTTCCGATGCTGAAATTGAACGTGAGagggaagaaataaaaaggaggAGGCAGAAAATTCTGGCTGAGAAAGCAGCAGCCAAGGCCATGGAGGCTATCAAAGAACATGAAGACTTGGTTGCTAGGCTGGAAGGTGAGAAGCAGAGCCTAGAAAAAATACTGGAAGATCGAGCAAGAAAGCAAGCAGAAGAG GCTTCAGAGCTGCAGACGTCTATGATGGAAATGATGGAAGCAGTTGAGCTTGAGAAGCAGAAGCACAATGAAACCCGCAGAGAAGCCCTTGCAAAAATGGTCAAGCTTGAG ACTGAAAATGCGGATCTTGCAAAAACCCTTGCTTCTGTGCAATGGAATCTTGAGTTAGAG GGTAATCGGGTTGCAGGACTTCGACAGCAGATTGAATTGAAAGAAACGTGTCATGAAG AACTGAGGAGAAGGATCGCAAGCTCTCAGGAAGCTGGAACATCAACAAAGCCA TTGGCTTTTAAAggaattgaatttgaattggaGATTCTTGAGGCAGAGCACTCTCTCATCACTGATAAAGTCCTCCAATTGCAGGAGAAG GggaaaaaattggaagaagaCATCGAGTTGGTGAGAAAAGAGATGGAGGAACCAactgaagttgaagttgaactCAAGAGAAGGCTTGGCCAGATGACTGACCATCTAATTCAGAAGCAAGTTCAG GTGGAGGCACTGTCTTCAGAGAAAGCCACTCTTCTCTTCAGAATTGAG GCCGTGACGAGGCAGTTAGAAGAAAGCAAGTCAATGGTGAATACGAACGACATTTCGAGCACCTCTTGGAGGGACTTGGAGTCCGGAAAATGGAAACTTTCAGGTTCAAAACTGAGACCAATGTTAGAGGACAAGATCCACTCCGGCAAGAAACACCTAGGATCCTTGATCCAGCAACTGGATGCAATATACGTAGCAGGCATGGTGTTCATAAGGAGAAATCCTGCAGCTAAATTGTGGTCAGTAGTTTACCTTATATGCCTTCACTTATGGGTGCTTTATATTTTCATGTCGCACTCTCAAGTAGACACCGAGTCCAAGTCTGGTGCTGTTATTTCCTTGGAAAACATCAACACCTCTTTAAAcatgtga